In the Flavobacterium sp. J372 genome, one interval contains:
- the mobA gene encoding conjugal transfer protein MobA: protein MMSDDNKKHNKGGRKPKLNRSCHRYVFRLTDQENVRFLSLYEASGMNNRAKFIISLLFQREIRMVKVDVPAMDYHTQLTKLFGQFRAVGVNYNQIVKILYRNFSEKKAAAYLFKLEKQTVEMASLCRQIIELTQEFESKYLGKRPEK, encoded by the coding sequence ATGATGAGTGATGACAACAAAAAACATAACAAAGGCGGCCGTAAGCCAAAGCTTAACCGAAGCTGCCACCGATATGTGTTTCGGCTGACAGATCAGGAAAATGTTCGGTTTTTATCCCTGTATGAAGCCTCGGGCATGAATAATAGGGCCAAATTTATCATTTCGCTTCTCTTCCAGCGTGAGATCCGGATGGTCAAAGTGGATGTGCCTGCGATGGATTACCATACACAATTGACAAAATTGTTTGGGCAATTTCGCGCTGTTGGTGTAAACTACAACCAGATTGTCAAGATACTTTACCGTAATTTCTCTGAGAAGAAAGCCGCAGCTTATCTGTTTAAGCTGGAAAAACAGACTGTCGAGATGGCTTCATTGTGCCGGCAGATAATCGAATTAACCCAGGAATTTGAAAGCAAATATCTTGGTAAAAGACCTGAAAAATGA
- a CDS encoding ParA family protein: METNHKTVFIAFSSQKGGVGKSTFTTLAASVMHYRLGYNVAVFDADFPQHSLVKMKSRDLAMVMENEVLKKMAFRQFSTINKKAYPIIQSRAEEVLESAINFIETSPVAIDALFFDLPGTVNTPGILKALAGMNHIFTPIMADRLVMESTLIFTQLLQEVIMKKGETSIESINLFWNQVDGRESTPLYDVYNKLIAELGLSLMRSRIKNSTRFRKESEMDSKAIFRSTVMPADERLMKSTQLDQFMEEFLRIIKL, encoded by the coding sequence ATGGAAACAAATCATAAAACAGTATTTATCGCCTTTTCTTCACAAAAGGGAGGCGTTGGCAAAAGTACATTTACAACCCTTGCCGCAAGTGTGATGCACTACCGTCTGGGCTATAATGTCGCCGTCTTCGATGCAGATTTTCCCCAACACAGCCTTGTCAAAATGAAATCCAGGGATTTGGCAATGGTCATGGAAAACGAGGTTTTGAAAAAAATGGCATTCCGGCAATTCAGCACAATCAATAAAAAGGCCTATCCCATTATACAAAGCAGGGCGGAAGAAGTATTGGAGTCCGCGATTAATTTTATAGAAACTTCTCCGGTGGCCATCGACGCGCTTTTCTTTGATCTGCCGGGGACGGTCAATACCCCGGGTATCCTGAAGGCCCTAGCCGGCATGAACCATATTTTTACCCCAATTATGGCAGACCGCCTGGTAATGGAAAGTACGCTCATCTTTACACAGCTGCTTCAGGAAGTGATTATGAAAAAAGGTGAAACCTCGATTGAGTCCATCAACCTGTTCTGGAATCAGGTCGATGGCAGGGAAAGCACACCTTTGTATGATGTTTACAATAAGCTCATAGCGGAACTGGGATTAAGCCTTATGCGAAGCCGGATTAAAAACAGCACCCGCTTTCGAAAAGAGAGCGAAATGGATAGCAAAGCCATTTTTCGCTCAACGGTAATGCCGGCAGATGAACGTTTGATGAAATCCACCCAGTTGGACCAATTCATGGAGGAATTTTTAAGGATTATAAAGTTGTAG
- a CDS encoding DUF3408 domain-containing protein — protein sequence MDQNNKRKAGSDIDEEAMMNLMVDGVKKEGLTLPGQPADLAKENRIGPPRAQPVREKDRTKNKSQGNYESIFFKKAETNARDGKTVYIRPDFHEKLSRIVQVIGEDKITIYAYLDNLLDYHFQEFGEQITKSFNEKYKPIL from the coding sequence ATGGACCAAAATAATAAAAGAAAAGCCGGTTCCGATATCGATGAAGAAGCAATGATGAACCTCATGGTCGATGGCGTAAAGAAGGAAGGCCTTACATTACCTGGGCAACCGGCAGACCTTGCCAAAGAAAATCGAATCGGTCCGCCCCGGGCACAACCTGTCAGGGAAAAAGACAGGACAAAGAACAAATCGCAAGGGAACTACGAAAGCATTTTCTTTAAAAAGGCTGAAACTAATGCCCGTGATGGCAAGACGGTGTACATCAGGCCGGATTTCCATGAAAAACTTTCAAGGATAGTGCAGGTGATCGGAGAAGACAAAATTACCATTTATGCCTATTTGGATAATCTGTTGGATTATCATTTTCAGGAATTTGGGGAACAGATAACCAAAAGCTTTAATGAAAAATATAAACCAATTTTATAG
- a CDS encoding conjugal transfer protein TraD → MEAIIILCLLAVIGLLLQDKIVIRWKRDKNESSESTKIEHEIMGSPKPLERHSVTIAAREGQKEKQVAQPHNFAMETKEEGFSAIPQEELDEVFDKGPDLYEEEDEEWSSYGPPNDEDGFATGVTFDELSATQALLQQETLEPALERQVVDIVQKIQGTDLFSLLEQAMPDASQRIAKLLEKSLGSEMGSGSSVLRNNYLENFDIGDFA, encoded by the coding sequence ATGGAAGCAATTATAATTCTATGCCTGCTGGCTGTAATTGGATTACTGTTACAGGATAAAATAGTTATAAGATGGAAACGCGACAAGAATGAATCATCGGAATCCACAAAAATTGAGCATGAAATAATGGGTAGCCCGAAACCATTGGAAAGACACTCTGTGACGATTGCCGCCCGTGAAGGCCAAAAAGAAAAGCAGGTGGCCCAACCTCATAATTTTGCTATGGAAACCAAGGAAGAAGGTTTTAGTGCAATTCCGCAGGAAGAGCTGGATGAAGTTTTTGACAAAGGGCCAGACCTGTATGAAGAAGAAGATGAGGAATGGAGCAGCTACGGGCCGCCAAATGACGAAGATGGTTTTGCCACAGGGGTTACCTTCGATGAACTGAGCGCTACGCAAGCGTTGCTTCAACAAGAAACGTTGGAGCCCGCCTTGGAAAGACAAGTAGTGGATATTGTTCAAAAGATTCAGGGAACCGATCTTTTCAGTCTTTTGGAACAAGCGATGCCGGACGCTTCGCAGAGAATCGCGAAGCTGCTGGAAAAAAGCCTGGGGTCGGAAATGGGATCCGGTTCTTCCGTTTTGCGGAATAATTATTTAGAGAATTTTGACATAGGCGATTTTGCCTGA
- a CDS encoding DUF4134 domain-containing protein codes for MLKERKKVLLTGLLFLSAFAVFAQGDGSAGINEATQMVTSYFDPATQLIYAIGAVVGLIGGVKVYNKFSSGDPDTSKTAASWFGACIFLIVAATILRSFFL; via the coding sequence ATGCTAAAAGAAAGAAAAAAAGTATTGCTGACAGGTTTGCTGTTCCTATCGGCATTCGCAGTGTTTGCTCAGGGCGACGGGTCGGCCGGTATCAATGAAGCAACACAGATGGTTACGTCCTATTTTGACCCGGCTACACAATTGATCTATGCCATAGGCGCTGTGGTTGGCCTTATAGGAGGCGTAAAGGTTTACAATAAGTTCAGTAGTGGAGATCCGGATACCAGCAAAACGGCTGCGAGCTGGTTTGGTGCCTGTATTTTCCTGATTGTTGCTGCTACGATACTGCGCTCATTCTTCCTGTAA
- a CDS encoding DUF4133 domain-containing protein — MNNYNINKGIGRTVEFKGLKAQYLFIFAGGLLGILVLVMVLYIGGISSYICLGIGAGGASFIVWQTFALNKKYGEHGLMKIAARKRHPRYIICRRAIPRYLKTTPKAASL; from the coding sequence ATGAATAATTATAATATAAACAAAGGGATTGGCAGGACAGTGGAGTTTAAGGGCCTGAAAGCCCAATACCTGTTCATATTCGCTGGTGGCTTACTTGGAATACTGGTATTGGTCATGGTGCTGTATATCGGAGGGATAAGCTCTTACATCTGTCTTGGGATCGGAGCCGGTGGGGCATCATTCATTGTGTGGCAAACGTTCGCCCTTAATAAAAAATACGGCGAGCATGGCCTGATGAAAATTGCTGCCCGAAAGAGGCACCCACGCTACATCATCTGCCGAAGGGCAATACCGCGCTATCTAAAAACAACTCCTAAAGCAGCTTCACTATGA